Proteins encoded by one window of Kwoniella dendrophila CBS 6074 chromosome 9, complete sequence:
- a CDS encoding methylthioribose-1-phosphate isomerase has translation MVAQAPSGKKPLPDMMTSIRIDKSGQVEIVDQLLLPHSVKWIPISTPEEAFDAIKTMKIRGAPAIASLAALSLKSTLSKCETFSSKSKEEIINWIKEKCDYLQSSRPTAVNLSEAMNRIRNYLSSYKEGEEDDIVEKVKQICQDVHEEDLERNMKMGKLGADWLFEQRGNENKKSLKVVTVCNTGSLATSGYGTAIGVITALFENEQLDTAYYAQTTPYHQGSRLTSLELTTLEIPACMICDTMLGSLFQHEDIDGVIVGADRVVKNGDTANKIGTYQAAVLAQRHNIPFMVVAPVTTIDLSLSTGADIHIEQRPSVEATQVRGLNLETGKLSVVRITPEGVGEGDKPWQKVYNPSFDVTPAELISCVVTEKGVAERKQGEKSIDVASIC, from the exons ATGGTTGCTCAAGctccttcaggtaaaaaaccTTTACCAGATATGATGACTTCAAttagaattgataaatctggtcaagttgaaattgttgatcaaCTATTACTTCC TCATTCAGTAAAATGGATACCGATATctacacctgaagaagcattTGATGCTATAAAAACAATGAAAATCCGGGGTGCACCAGCTATAGCAAGTTTAGCTGCATTATCTttaaaatcaactttatcaaaatgTGAAACATTctcttcaaaatcaaaagaagaaattataaATTGGATTAAAGAAAAATGTGATTATTTACAATCATCAAGACCAACTGCAGTAAATTTATCTGAAGCTATGAATAGAATACGTAATTATCTTTCGTCATataaagaaggagaagaagatgatatagtagAAAAAGTAAAACAAATTTGTCAAGATGtacatgaagaagatttagaaagaaatATGAAAATGGGTAAATTAGGTGCAGATTGGTTATTTGAACAAAgaggaaatgaaaataaaaaatcattaaaagtTGTTACTGTTTGTAATACTGGTAGTTTAGCAACTTCA GGCTACGGTACTGCAATCGGAGTTATAACAGCTTTatttgaaaatgaacaaTTAGATACAGCTTATTATGCTCAGACTACACCTTATCACCAAGGTTCAAGATTAACAAGTTTAGAGTTGACCACTTTGGAAATACCTGCTTGTATGATCT GTGATACAATGCTTGGATCATTATTCCAACATGAGGATATTGATGGTGTGATAGTCGGTGCTGATAGAGTAGTAAAGAACGGTGATACCGCTaacaaa ATCGGCACCTATCAAGCAGCAGTTCTAGCTCAAAGACATAACATACCATTTATGGTTGTTGCACCTGTAACaacaattgatttatctttatcaactgGTGCTGA TATTCACATTGAACAAAGACCATCAGTTGAAGCTACACAAGTAAGAGGATTAAACTTAGAAACTGGTAAATTAAGTGTAGTTAGAATTACACCTGAAGGTGTAGGAGAAGGCGACAAACCTTGGCAAAAAGTTtataatccttcttttgatgTTACACCTGCTGAATTAATAA GTTGCGTCGTaactgaaaaaggtgttgctgaaagaaaacaaggtgaaaaatcaatagATGTTGCATCAATCTGCTAG